One genomic segment of Pongo abelii isolate AG06213 chromosome 13, NHGRI_mPonAbe1-v2.0_pri, whole genome shotgun sequence includes these proteins:
- the LHX3 gene encoding LIM/homeobox protein Lhx3 isoform X2, which produces MLLETGLERDRERPGAAAVCTLGGTREIPLCAGCDQHILDRFILKALDRHWHSKCLKCSDCHTPLAERCFSRGESVYCKDDFFKRFGTKCAACQLGIPPTQVVRRAQDFVYHLHCFACVVCKRQLATGDEFYLMEDSRLVCKADYETAKQREAEATAKRPRTTITAKQLETLKSAYNTSPKPARHVREQLSSETGLDMRVVQVWFQNRRAKEKRLKKDAGRQRWGQYFRNMKRSRGGSKSDKDSVQEGQDSDAEVSFPDEPSLAEMGPANGLYGSLGEPTQALGRPSGALGNFSLEHGGLAGPEQYRDLRPGSPYGVPPSPAAPQSLPGPQPLLSSLVYPDTSLGLVPPGAPGGPPPMRVLAGNGPSSDLSTGSSGGYPDFPASPASWLDEVDHAQF; this is translated from the exons ATGCTGCTGGAAACGGGGCTCGAGCGCGACCGAGAGAGGCCCGGGGCCGCCGCCGTCTGCACCTTGGGCGGGACTCGGG AGATCCCGCTGTGCGCTGGCTGTGACCAGCACATCCTGGACCGCTTCATCCTCAAGGCTCTGGACCGCCACTGGCATAGCAAGTGCCTCAAGTGCAGCGACTGCCACACGCCACTGGCCGAGCGCTGCTTCAGCCGAGGGGAGAGCGTTTACTGCAAGGACGACTTTTTCAA GCGCTTCGGGACCAAGTGCGCCGCGTGCCAGCTGGGCATCCCGCCCACGCAGGTGGTGCGCCGCGCCCAGGACTTCGTGTACCACCTGCACTGCTTTGCCTGCGTCGTGTGCAAGCGGCAGCTGGCCACGGGCGACGAGTTCTACCTCATGGAGGACAGCCGGCTCGTGTGCAAGGCGGACTACGAAACCGCCAAGCAGCGAG AGGCCGAGGCCACGGCCAAGCGGCCGCGCACGACCATCACGGCCAAGCAGCTGGAGACGCTGAAGAGCGCCTACAACACTTCGCCCAAGCCGGCGCGCCACGTGCGCGAGCAGCTCTCGTCCGAGACCGGCCTGGACATGCGCGTGGTGCAG gTTTGGTTCCAGAACCGCCGGGCCAAGGagaagaggctgaagaaggaCGCCGGCCGGCAGCGCTGGGGGCAGTATTTCCGCAACATGAAGCGCTCCCGCGGCGGCTCCAAGTCGGACAAGGACAGCGTTCAGGAGGGGCAGGACAGCGACGCCGAGGTCTCCTTCCCCG ATGAGCCTTCCTTGGCGGAAATGGGCCCGGCCAATGGCCTCTACGGGAGCTTGGGGGAACCCACTCAGGCCTTGGGCCGGCCGTCGGGAGCCCTGGGCAACTTCTCCCTGGAGCATGGAGGCCTGGCAGGCCCAGAGCAGTACCGAGATCTGCGTCCTGGCAGCCCCTACGGTGTCCCCCCATCCCCCGCCGCCCCGCAGAGCCTccctggcccccagcccctcctctccaGCCTGGTGTACCCAGACACCAGCTTGGGTCTTGTGCCCCCGGGAGCCCCCGGTGGGCCCCCACCCATGAGGGTGCTGGCAGGGAACGGACCCAGTTCTGACCTATCCACAGGGAGCAGCGGGGGTTACCCCGACTTCCCTGCCAGCCCCGCCTCCTGGCTGGATGAGGTGGACCATGCTCAGTTCTGA
- the LHX3 gene encoding LIM/homeobox protein Lhx3 isoform X1 has translation MSCAAEGHPLLCSSRGGCPGLVLAQGPLGRGGCIPLPARTEIPLCAGCDQHILDRFILKALDRHWHSKCLKCSDCHTPLAERCFSRGESVYCKDDFFKRFGTKCAACQLGIPPTQVVRRAQDFVYHLHCFACVVCKRQLATGDEFYLMEDSRLVCKADYETAKQREAEATAKRPRTTITAKQLETLKSAYNTSPKPARHVREQLSSETGLDMRVVQVWFQNRRAKEKRLKKDAGRQRWGQYFRNMKRSRGGSKSDKDSVQEGQDSDAEVSFPDEPSLAEMGPANGLYGSLGEPTQALGRPSGALGNFSLEHGGLAGPEQYRDLRPGSPYGVPPSPAAPQSLPGPQPLLSSLVYPDTSLGLVPPGAPGGPPPMRVLAGNGPSSDLSTGSSGGYPDFPASPASWLDEVDHAQF, from the exons ATGTCCTGTGCTGCTGAGGGCCACCCACTGCTGTGTTCTTCCCGGGGTGGCTGCCCAGGGCTGGTGCTGGCCCAGGGCCCTCTGGGCAGGGGTGGGTGCATCCCTCTGCCTGCAAGGACAG AGATCCCGCTGTGCGCTGGCTGTGACCAGCACATCCTGGACCGCTTCATCCTCAAGGCTCTGGACCGCCACTGGCATAGCAAGTGCCTCAAGTGCAGCGACTGCCACACGCCACTGGCCGAGCGCTGCTTCAGCCGAGGGGAGAGCGTTTACTGCAAGGACGACTTTTTCAA GCGCTTCGGGACCAAGTGCGCCGCGTGCCAGCTGGGCATCCCGCCCACGCAGGTGGTGCGCCGCGCCCAGGACTTCGTGTACCACCTGCACTGCTTTGCCTGCGTCGTGTGCAAGCGGCAGCTGGCCACGGGCGACGAGTTCTACCTCATGGAGGACAGCCGGCTCGTGTGCAAGGCGGACTACGAAACCGCCAAGCAGCGAG AGGCCGAGGCCACGGCCAAGCGGCCGCGCACGACCATCACGGCCAAGCAGCTGGAGACGCTGAAGAGCGCCTACAACACTTCGCCCAAGCCGGCGCGCCACGTGCGCGAGCAGCTCTCGTCCGAGACCGGCCTGGACATGCGCGTGGTGCAG gTTTGGTTCCAGAACCGCCGGGCCAAGGagaagaggctgaagaaggaCGCCGGCCGGCAGCGCTGGGGGCAGTATTTCCGCAACATGAAGCGCTCCCGCGGCGGCTCCAAGTCGGACAAGGACAGCGTTCAGGAGGGGCAGGACAGCGACGCCGAGGTCTCCTTCCCCG ATGAGCCTTCCTTGGCGGAAATGGGCCCGGCCAATGGCCTCTACGGGAGCTTGGGGGAACCCACTCAGGCCTTGGGCCGGCCGTCGGGAGCCCTGGGCAACTTCTCCCTGGAGCATGGAGGCCTGGCAGGCCCAGAGCAGTACCGAGATCTGCGTCCTGGCAGCCCCTACGGTGTCCCCCCATCCCCCGCCGCCCCGCAGAGCCTccctggcccccagcccctcctctccaGCCTGGTGTACCCAGACACCAGCTTGGGTCTTGTGCCCCCGGGAGCCCCCGGTGGGCCCCCACCCATGAGGGTGCTGGCAGGGAACGGACCCAGTTCTGACCTATCCACAGGGAGCAGCGGGGGTTACCCCGACTTCCCTGCCAGCCCCGCCTCCTGGCTGGATGAGGTGGACCATGCTCAGTTCTGA
- the LHX3 gene encoding LIM/homeobox protein Lhx3 isoform X3, which produces MEARGELGPARESAGGDLLLALLARRADLRREIPLCAGCDQHILDRFILKALDRHWHSKCLKCSDCHTPLAERCFSRGESVYCKDDFFKRFGTKCAACQLGIPPTQVVRRAQDFVYHLHCFACVVCKRQLATGDEFYLMEDSRLVCKADYETAKQREAEATAKRPRTTITAKQLETLKSAYNTSPKPARHVREQLSSETGLDMRVVQVWFQNRRAKEKRLKKDAGRQRWGQYFRNMKRSRGGSKSDKDSVQEGQDSDAEVSFPDEPSLAEMGPANGLYGSLGEPTQALGRPSGALGNFSLEHGGLAGPEQYRDLRPGSPYGVPPSPAAPQSLPGPQPLLSSLVYPDTSLGLVPPGAPGGPPPMRVLAGNGPSSDLSTGSSGGYPDFPASPASWLDEVDHAQF; this is translated from the exons ATGGAGGCGCGCGGGGAGCTGGGCCCGGCCCGGGAGTCGGCGGGAGGCGACCTGCTGCTAGCGCTGCTGGCGCGGAGGGCGGACCTGCGCCGAG AGATCCCGCTGTGCGCTGGCTGTGACCAGCACATCCTGGACCGCTTCATCCTCAAGGCTCTGGACCGCCACTGGCATAGCAAGTGCCTCAAGTGCAGCGACTGCCACACGCCACTGGCCGAGCGCTGCTTCAGCCGAGGGGAGAGCGTTTACTGCAAGGACGACTTTTTCAA GCGCTTCGGGACCAAGTGCGCCGCGTGCCAGCTGGGCATCCCGCCCACGCAGGTGGTGCGCCGCGCCCAGGACTTCGTGTACCACCTGCACTGCTTTGCCTGCGTCGTGTGCAAGCGGCAGCTGGCCACGGGCGACGAGTTCTACCTCATGGAGGACAGCCGGCTCGTGTGCAAGGCGGACTACGAAACCGCCAAGCAGCGAG AGGCCGAGGCCACGGCCAAGCGGCCGCGCACGACCATCACGGCCAAGCAGCTGGAGACGCTGAAGAGCGCCTACAACACTTCGCCCAAGCCGGCGCGCCACGTGCGCGAGCAGCTCTCGTCCGAGACCGGCCTGGACATGCGCGTGGTGCAG gTTTGGTTCCAGAACCGCCGGGCCAAGGagaagaggctgaagaaggaCGCCGGCCGGCAGCGCTGGGGGCAGTATTTCCGCAACATGAAGCGCTCCCGCGGCGGCTCCAAGTCGGACAAGGACAGCGTTCAGGAGGGGCAGGACAGCGACGCCGAGGTCTCCTTCCCCG ATGAGCCTTCCTTGGCGGAAATGGGCCCGGCCAATGGCCTCTACGGGAGCTTGGGGGAACCCACTCAGGCCTTGGGCCGGCCGTCGGGAGCCCTGGGCAACTTCTCCCTGGAGCATGGAGGCCTGGCAGGCCCAGAGCAGTACCGAGATCTGCGTCCTGGCAGCCCCTACGGTGTCCCCCCATCCCCCGCCGCCCCGCAGAGCCTccctggcccccagcccctcctctccaGCCTGGTGTACCCAGACACCAGCTTGGGTCTTGTGCCCCCGGGAGCCCCCGGTGGGCCCCCACCCATGAGGGTGCTGGCAGGGAACGGACCCAGTTCTGACCTATCCACAGGGAGCAGCGGGGGTTACCCCGACTTCCCTGCCAGCCCCGCCTCCTGGCTGGATGAGGTGGACCATGCTCAGTTCTGA